From Amphritea atlantica, a single genomic window includes:
- a CDS encoding LysR family transcriptional regulator, producing the protein MGRRKSAISGQLADMDLRLLKVFKAVVECGGFTPAEIHLNLANSTISNYISDLEKRLDMRLCERGRAGFSLTEQGQTVYNATLELLSALDQFKNTINQSHNRILGSLHLGFAEHMLGAHNSSILQALSRFSVKAPEVRIQISTMSSDDVITALLNNQVDIGITVTSQPYPELTDIKLFEEEMLLYCAQNHPLFNKDEITAAELRQYRFVESPRLMPGREIHPDMMLWNKQAIAHHQEARATLILSGHYLGFLPRHLVSNWRLEKDLRPLLADQYGYTNTFKALWRNRQQKRLIIQLFTECLTESAV; encoded by the coding sequence ATGGGACGCAGAAAATCTGCTATCTCCGGTCAGCTGGCCGATATGGATCTTCGCCTGCTGAAAGTTTTTAAAGCGGTTGTCGAGTGTGGCGGATTCACCCCGGCGGAAATCCACCTCAACCTTGCCAACTCGACCATTTCCAATTACATCTCAGACTTGGAAAAGCGGCTGGATATGCGCTTGTGCGAGCGCGGCCGGGCTGGATTCTCCCTCACTGAACAAGGGCAGACGGTCTATAACGCCACCCTGGAGCTGCTCAGCGCACTCGATCAGTTCAAAAACACTATCAACCAAAGCCATAATCGTATTCTGGGCAGCCTGCATCTGGGTTTTGCCGAGCATATGCTCGGCGCTCACAACTCATCGATTCTGCAGGCACTCAGTCGCTTCTCAGTGAAAGCCCCGGAGGTCAGAATCCAGATCAGCACCATGAGCTCTGACGATGTCATAACCGCACTGCTCAACAATCAGGTCGATATCGGTATAACCGTTACCAGTCAGCCCTACCCGGAACTCACCGATATAAAACTGTTCGAAGAAGAGATGCTGCTGTATTGCGCCCAGAACCACCCACTCTTTAATAAAGATGAGATAACCGCGGCTGAGCTACGCCAGTATCGCTTTGTCGAGTCCCCCAGACTGATGCCAGGCCGGGAGATTCACCCTGATATGATGCTCTGGAATAAACAGGCCATCGCCCATCATCAGGAAGCCCGGGCCACTCTGATACTGAGTGGCCACTATCTGGGATTCCTGCCGCGTCATCTGGTCAGCAACTGGAGGCTGGAAAAAGACCTTCGCCCCTTGCTGGCTGACCAGTATGGCTATACCAACACCTTCAAGGCACTCTGGCGTAACCGGCAGCAAAAAAGACTCATCATTCAGCTATTTACCGAGTGTCTGACTGAGTCAGCTGTCTGA
- a CDS encoding TRAP transporter large permease subunit, with the protein MGIELLTVVLLLCILVFFALGAQVGLALGGIAMVVGYMTWGDGIFNVIPTTLESTYFSFILLAIPLYIYMGQLLTKSGIGDAMFNFSQMLIGRVRGSLAISVIGVCSMIGAMVGIIGAGIMTSGSIALRPMLERGYNKRLALGVIMAGGGLGILIPPSIPMIMFAASTQNSVGRMFLGAMMPALLTVVMMILYVAISCWLFPERAPRDMDNKDIVKLEGKEKFRIARDGLFSMLLIVAVLGSIITGIATPTESGAIGVVGAIVLAIMFKRFKVDMFLQSGFQTGALVSVAMWIIFGASVFSNFHLLMGVQSMVADFTGKLDLPPIMIIIMFQLIMLLLGFIIDEFIIVLMCAPLFTPIAVSLGYDPIWFGVLMILNILIAVQTPPYGFALFYLKGIAPAGIGMSEIYKSVTPFILLNLTVLILCMVFPEIVLWLPNLVMG; encoded by the coding sequence ATGGGAATTGAGCTGTTAACCGTAGTTCTTCTACTCTGTATTTTGGTGTTTTTTGCCCTTGGGGCGCAGGTTGGACTGGCACTGGGCGGTATCGCTATGGTGGTCGGCTACATGACCTGGGGCGATGGAATATTTAATGTTATTCCTACAACGCTGGAATCAACCTACTTCAGTTTTATCCTGTTAGCGATCCCTTTGTATATCTATATGGGGCAGTTGCTGACTAAATCTGGCATCGGTGATGCGATGTTTAATTTCAGTCAGATGCTGATTGGCCGGGTGCGTGGTTCGCTGGCGATCAGTGTGATCGGCGTCTGCTCAATGATCGGTGCCATGGTCGGCATTATCGGCGCGGGCATTATGACCTCTGGTAGTATTGCGCTGCGGCCGATGCTGGAACGGGGTTATAACAAACGCCTGGCACTGGGCGTAATCATGGCAGGTGGTGGACTGGGTATCCTGATTCCGCCGAGTATCCCCATGATCATGTTTGCTGCCTCTACCCAAAACTCCGTAGGCCGGATGTTTCTGGGGGCGATGATGCCGGCACTGCTGACAGTTGTGATGATGATTCTTTACGTAGCCATCAGTTGTTGGTTGTTCCCGGAACGTGCTCCGCGGGATATGGACAACAAAGATATCGTTAAGCTGGAAGGCAAGGAAAAATTCCGTATTGCACGGGATGGTTTGTTCTCCATGCTGCTTATTGTCGCGGTACTGGGCAGTATTATTACCGGTATAGCAACCCCGACTGAATCCGGTGCGATCGGTGTTGTCGGTGCCATTGTCCTGGCGATTATGTTTAAACGTTTCAAGGTGGACATGTTCCTGCAGTCAGGCTTCCAGACCGGTGCTCTGGTGAGTGTGGCGATGTGGATTATCTTTGGTGCATCGGTATTCAGTAACTTCCATCTGCTGATGGGTGTGCAGAGTATGGTCGCTGACTTTACTGGTAAGCTGGATCTGCCACCGATTATGATCATCATCATGTTCCAACTGATCATGCTGCTGCTGGGATTCATTATCGATGAGTTCATTATCGTTTTGATGTGTGCCCCGTTGTTTACGCCTATCGCAGTCTCGCTGGGCTATGATCCGATCTGGTTCGGTGTGTTGATGATTCTGAATATTCTCATCGCAGTTCAGACGCCGCCCTATGGCTTTGCCCTCTTCTATCTGAAAGGGATAGCCCCTGCGGGTATCGGTATGTCCGAGATCTATAAGTCAGTTACCCCATTTATCTTACTTAACCTGACGGTACTGATTCTCTGCATGGTGTTTCCTGAGATTGTGCTCTGGTTGCCGAATTTAGTGATGGGTTAA
- a CDS encoding universal stress protein: MYSNILIPLDLSHKEQVVELVQIATTLAAGTPARINLLYVDQSFVHRAGHPQFDSTLHEGHRKEALKEMQGLLVNLPENTVVNTVYRDGTAHDQILETAEQLGVDVIVMMARKPGISSYFIGSNAERVVRHAPCSVFIVRCDESDS; encoded by the coding sequence ATGTACAGCAATATTCTTATTCCTCTGGATCTGTCTCATAAGGAACAGGTGGTTGAGCTGGTGCAGATTGCAACAACGTTGGCGGCCGGAACCCCGGCCCGGATCAACCTGTTGTATGTCGACCAGAGTTTTGTACACAGAGCGGGTCATCCGCAGTTTGACAGCACGCTTCATGAAGGGCACCGCAAGGAGGCCCTGAAGGAGATGCAAGGTCTGTTAGTGAATCTGCCTGAAAATACTGTGGTGAATACTGTCTACCGTGATGGGACGGCCCATGATCAGATTCTCGAAACCGCCGAGCAACTGGGGGTGGATGTGATTGTGATGATGGCCCGTAAGCCGGGTATCAGCAGCTATTTTATCGGCTCAAACGCTGAGCGGGTGGTGCGTCACGCCCCCTGTTCAGTGTTTATTGTACGCTGCGATGAGTCAGACAGCTGA